From the Candidatus Bathyarchaeota archaeon genome, one window contains:
- a CDS encoding winged helix-turn-helix domain-containing protein, translating into MSSRRDRLHIVNEILKMTRVGASKTRIMYKANLNFKLVNQYLNFMLKNNLLQENTEDRRILYRASEKGITFQRNYDKLIQLLH; encoded by the coding sequence TTGTCAAGTAGGAGAGACAGATTGCATATCGTAAACGAAATCCTAAAGATGACAAGAGTAGGCGCTTCAAAGACCCGTATAATGTACAAAGCAAACTTGAACTTCAAACTGGTTAACCAGTACTTGAATTTCATGCTCAAAAATAATTTGCTACAGGAAAACACCGAAGACCGCCGCATACTCTACCGCGCCTCTGAAAAAGGCATAACCTTCCAACGCAACTACGACAAACTAATTCAACTGCTCCACTAA
- a CDS encoding peptidylprolyl isomerase: MEGPIDVLVETSMGNFTVELREDKPITSTNFKELVEQGKYDGTIFHRIIAGFMIQGGAINGNIDTIPDEIGTNNRNTRGTIAMAKTNDPDSATSQFFINVVDNGNNVIDNQGTLFDEVYTVFGEVISGMNVVDAIANAQVTTNPYTGELSQPVEEITLIRATIVS, encoded by the coding sequence ATGGAAGGACCAATTGATGTTTTGGTTGAAACAAGCATGGGCAACTTTACTGTTGAGCTACGGGAAGACAAACCAATAACTTCAACAAACTTCAAAGAACTAGTTGAGCAAGGAAAATACGACGGCACCATATTCCACAGAATCATCGCGGGCTTCATGATTCAAGGCGGAGCAATCAACGGAAACATTGACACCATACCCGACGAAATAGGCACCAACAACAGAAACACAAGAGGCACCATAGCTATGGCAAAAACTAATGACCCCGATTCCGCAACCAGCCAGTTCTTCATAAACGTCGTTGACAACGGAAACAACGTCATAGACAATCAAGGCACACTGTTTGATGAGGTTTACACGGTTTTTGGCGAAGTCATCTCGGGAATGAATGTCGTTGACGCAATAGCCAACGCGCAAGTCACTACAAACCCATACACAGGAGAACTTAGCCAGCCAGTTGAAGAAATCACCTTGATCAGAGCAACCATAGTGTCCTAA
- the ilvD gene encoding dihydroxy-acid dehydratase encodes MRSDEVKQGVERAAHRALLTALGLTKKDFTKPFIGIANSYTSIVPGHIHLQRIGQAVKEGILAAGGTPFEFNTIAVCDGIAMGHAGMRYSLPSRELIADSVEVMVQAHRLDGVVLVSNCDKVTPGMLMAAARLDIPAIAVTGGPMASGKLGTKKVGVDQVFEAVGKAFSSKISEQELAELEAVACPGCGSCNGMFTANTMACMTEALGMSLPYCATALATSAKKTSIAKETGEKIVELVAKDVKTSKILTKEAFENAVVADTALGGSTNTVLHLSAIAKEAGVSLPIMTFDDISRKVPHIASMVPSGPHDMEELDTAGGIPAILKQLKQFLHQDALTVTTKTVAENIQTAQILDSEVIRPINNPVHKEGGIAILKGNLAPKGSVVKAVAVSPKMLKHTGPAKVYESEKDAIQAMKRQEITSGDVVVIRYEGPIGGPGMPEMLLPTATISGMGLSESVALITDGRFSGATRGGCIGHVAPEAAEGGPIAVIQNGDVITVDIPNRVLSVDLSEQEISSRLQTWKPKPPKITKGYLSRYTPTPTE; translated from the coding sequence TTGAGAAGTGACGAAGTTAAGCAAGGTGTAGAGAGAGCAGCTCACAGGGCACTGCTTACCGCATTGGGTTTAACAAAAAAAGATTTCACTAAACCGTTTATTGGCATAGCAAACAGTTACACTTCCATAGTTCCAGGGCATATTCATCTGCAAAGAATCGGACAAGCCGTGAAAGAAGGCATCTTAGCGGCAGGCGGCACCCCCTTTGAATTCAACACTATAGCCGTATGCGACGGCATAGCCATGGGACACGCAGGCATGCGCTACTCCTTGCCTTCACGCGAGCTAATCGCTGACTCTGTAGAAGTTATGGTGCAAGCCCACCGATTAGACGGCGTTGTTTTGGTTTCTAACTGCGACAAAGTCACCCCAGGCATGCTCATGGCAGCCGCCAGGTTGGACATACCCGCAATAGCCGTTACGGGTGGACCCATGGCGTCGGGCAAGCTGGGCACAAAAAAAGTGGGTGTTGACCAAGTTTTTGAAGCAGTTGGCAAAGCGTTTTCCTCCAAAATTTCAGAGCAAGAACTTGCAGAGCTTGAAGCAGTCGCGTGCCCAGGCTGCGGCTCGTGTAATGGCATGTTCACCGCAAACACGATGGCTTGCATGACTGAAGCGTTAGGCATGTCTTTACCTTACTGTGCAACCGCCTTGGCAACCAGCGCCAAAAAAACCAGCATAGCCAAAGAAACAGGCGAAAAAATCGTTGAACTCGTCGCCAAAGACGTGAAAACCTCCAAGATTTTAACTAAAGAGGCATTTGAGAACGCAGTTGTTGCGGACACTGCTCTGGGAGGCTCAACCAACACGGTGCTGCACCTGTCAGCTATAGCAAAGGAGGCAGGGGTTTCGTTGCCGATTATGACGTTTGATGACATCAGCCGCAAGGTGCCCCATATCGCAAGCATGGTTCCCAGCGGACCTCACGATATGGAAGAGCTTGACACTGCAGGCGGCATCCCAGCAATACTAAAACAGCTCAAACAGTTCCTACACCAAGACGCTTTGACCGTGACCACCAAAACCGTGGCGGAGAACATCCAAACCGCCCAAATTCTCGACTCGGAAGTTATCCGCCCCATAAACAACCCCGTGCACAAAGAAGGCGGCATAGCCATACTCAAGGGCAACTTGGCGCCAAAAGGCAGCGTCGTCAAAGCCGTAGCGGTCTCACCCAAAATGCTCAAGCATACAGGTCCCGCCAAAGTCTACGAATCCGAAAAAGACGCAATCCAAGCCATGAAACGCCAAGAAATAACCTCAGGCGACGTGGTCGTCATACGCTACGAAGGCCCCATAGGCGGACCAGGCATGCCCGAGATGCTGCTGCCAACAGCAACCATAAGCGGCATGGGCTTAAGCGAAAGCGTCGCACTCATAACCGACGGCAGATTCTCAGGAGCCACCCGAGGCGGATGCATCGGACACGTTGCCCCCGAAGCAGCAGAAGGCGGACCCATAGCAGTAATCCAAAACGGCGACGTCATAACCGTAGACATACCCAACCGCGTCTTAAGCGTGGACTTATCTGAGCAGGAAATCAGCAGCCGCCTACAAACATGGAAACCCAAACCGCCCAAAATAACCAAAGGCTACCTCTCCCGCTACACCCCCACCCCAACAGAGTAA
- a CDS encoding flavodoxin domain-containing protein, with amino-acid sequence MVKALIVYGTRSGSTRATAEDIAQTLRQEGLEAKVADAKKEKTDSIAQYDLVVVGSGIQINKWTGEPEKFLKKFQKELAQKKVALFVCCGSAATYDANKDPQEIEKARHRYLDEKAAKYNLQPIALGFFGGIYDYNNMSWIMKKFMEAERPKIAAAFKENPSGVYDTRNIREIYDWAKQLVKKTQT; translated from the coding sequence ATGGTTAAGGCTTTGATTGTTTATGGTACGCGGTCAGGTTCAACAAGGGCTACGGCAGAGGATATTGCTCAGACGCTGCGTCAGGAGGGGCTTGAAGCAAAAGTAGCGGATGCGAAAAAAGAGAAAACAGACAGCATCGCGCAGTACGATTTGGTCGTTGTAGGCAGCGGCATTCAAATCAACAAATGGACTGGCGAGCCTGAAAAGTTCCTCAAGAAATTTCAAAAAGAGCTCGCCCAAAAAAAGGTGGCACTCTTCGTCTGCTGTGGCTCTGCGGCAACATACGATGCCAACAAAGACCCCCAAGAAATAGAAAAAGCCAGACACCGATACTTGGATGAAAAAGCCGCCAAATACAACCTACAACCCATCGCGCTGGGTTTCTTTGGAGGCATCTACGACTACAACAACATGTCCTGGATAATGAAAAAGTTCATGGAAGCCGAAAGACCAAAAATCGCCGCAGCGTTCAAGGAAAACCCATCAGGCGTCTATGACACACGAAACATCAGAGAGATTTATGACTGGGCAAAACAGCTCGTCAAAAAAACCCAAACCTAA
- a CDS encoding 2-isopropylmalate synthase — protein sequence MKILDTTLRDGEQTPGVSLTPENKLRIAKRLDELGVDIIEAGFAAVSQGELESVALIAKEGLKAEICSCSRGVIGDVDAVAKAQADSIHLVIPTSDLHIGSKLKKTRQQVLEITQKCVKHAKDLGLVVELSAEDATRSDKDYLKQVFTTGIEAGADRVVACDTVGVLTPEKSYEFYHDLASCLTVPVSVHCHDDFGMAVANSVSALRAGCSEVHCTINGLGERAGNASLEEIVVALKSLYNVDTAIKTEMLFSTSQLVSRLSGIPVQPNKAIVGANAFTHESGIHTQGLLENPSTYESIDPSMVGVSRRIAPGKHSGTHAIRASVESLGIKPTEEQLKEIWLRVKTVGDKGKTVSDADLMAIAEAVTGLAKPKPIQLQEFTIVSGNNVTPTASVRLSLNKTELTEAATGVGPVDAVINAVKKAVLSTEPITLEQYHVKSITGGTDAMVEVVVRMRKGDKTATATGVREDIVMASMDAVLAGMNVLTALNGNNKTAAEKKP from the coding sequence GTGAAAATTTTAGACACCACCCTTCGTGATGGTGAACAAACTCCCGGGGTCTCGTTGACTCCTGAGAACAAGTTAAGAATTGCTAAACGCCTAGATGAGCTTGGAGTGGACATTATAGAGGCTGGTTTTGCCGCGGTTTCTCAAGGTGAACTTGAAAGTGTTGCGCTCATAGCCAAAGAAGGCTTAAAAGCGGAAATCTGCAGCTGCTCACGCGGTGTCATAGGCGACGTTGACGCAGTAGCCAAAGCCCAAGCCGACAGCATCCACCTCGTAATCCCAACCAGCGACTTACACATAGGCTCAAAACTCAAAAAAACCCGCCAGCAAGTCCTCGAAATCACCCAAAAATGCGTAAAACACGCCAAAGACCTCGGATTAGTCGTGGAACTCTCCGCAGAAGACGCCACACGAAGCGACAAAGACTACCTCAAGCAGGTTTTCACCACAGGCATTGAAGCTGGCGCAGACCGCGTAGTAGCCTGCGACACCGTAGGCGTCCTAACACCCGAGAAATCCTACGAGTTCTACCATGACCTTGCCTCATGCTTGACAGTTCCAGTAAGCGTTCACTGCCACGACGACTTTGGCATGGCCGTAGCCAACTCTGTCTCAGCACTTAGGGCAGGCTGTAGCGAAGTTCACTGCACCATAAACGGTCTGGGTGAACGCGCAGGAAACGCCTCGCTAGAAGAGATTGTGGTTGCGCTCAAATCCCTCTACAACGTCGACACCGCCATCAAAACCGAGATGCTCTTTAGCACCTCCCAACTGGTTTCTAGGCTCTCAGGCATACCCGTGCAGCCCAACAAAGCCATAGTTGGAGCCAACGCATTCACCCACGAATCAGGCATCCATACCCAAGGCTTACTTGAGAATCCCTCCACCTATGAATCCATCGACCCAAGCATGGTCGGAGTCTCCCGCCGCATTGCCCCCGGCAAACACAGCGGAACCCACGCCATACGCGCCTCCGTCGAATCCTTGGGCATAAAACCCACCGAAGAGCAACTCAAAGAAATCTGGCTCCGCGTCAAAACCGTCGGTGATAAGGGCAAGACTGTTTCAGATGCGGATTTGATGGCAATTGCCGAAGCGGTCACAGGATTAGCTAAACCCAAACCCATACAGCTTCAAGAATTCACCATAGTTAGCGGCAACAACGTCACCCCAACCGCGTCGGTGCGCCTTAGCCTTAACAAAACTGAGCTAACCGAAGCTGCCACAGGTGTTGGACCCGTAGACGCGGTCATAAACGCGGTCAAAAAAGCCGTTCTCTCCACCGAACCTATAACTCTTGAGCAGTACCACGTAAAATCCATCACAGGCGGAACAGATGCCATGGTTGAAGTAGTCGTGCGCATGCGCAAAGGAGACAAAACCGCCACCGCCACAGGAGTTCGCGAAGACATAGTCATGGCAAGCATGGACGCCGTACTCGCAGGCATGAACGTGCTCACCGCCTTAAACGGCAACAACAAAACCGCCGCTGAAAAGAAACCATAG
- a CDS encoding AAA family ATPase, protein MCVDLISRVLTGCSCLDAKLDGAIAPETVTLIYGEPETGKSTLALQCAVNCALQGYKTLFVDCDNTFSTERLMHLAQDSFNDVAQSIILMKPADFAEQTAVIDTLPDCISQNFGLVIFDTFNSLYRAKMCDVSTRASFGVNRELNRQLAVIAETAKTQHIPIIITSQVTSVFKKTHVSIAPVATRVLQFWANNTIALKPTENPTVIKASVEKNRKPQEPTCYLTITNAGINDCQTPNRR, encoded by the coding sequence TTGTGTGTTGACTTGATTAGTAGAGTCCTGACTGGTTGCAGTTGTCTAGACGCCAAGTTGGATGGTGCGATTGCTCCTGAAACGGTTACTTTGATTTATGGGGAGCCTGAAACAGGGAAGTCGACGTTGGCTTTGCAGTGCGCCGTGAATTGTGCCCTGCAGGGTTATAAGACCTTGTTTGTGGACTGCGACAACACATTTTCTACAGAGCGCCTCATGCACCTTGCTCAGGACAGCTTCAACGACGTCGCACAAAGCATAATTCTCATGAAACCCGCAGATTTCGCTGAGCAAACCGCCGTTATCGACACCCTGCCTGATTGCATATCCCAAAATTTTGGTTTGGTCATATTTGACACGTTTAATTCGCTCTACCGCGCCAAGATGTGTGATGTTTCTACGCGGGCTTCGTTTGGCGTTAACCGCGAATTGAATCGGCAACTGGCAGTGATAGCAGAAACCGCGAAAACCCAGCATATACCCATTATTATAACCAGCCAAGTCACCAGCGTATTCAAAAAAACCCACGTAAGCATCGCCCCCGTAGCCACCCGCGTGTTACAGTTCTGGGCAAACAACACCATAGCCCTCAAACCCACCGAAAACCCCACCGTAATCAAAGCCTCCGTAGAAAAAAACCGCAAACCTCAAGAACCAACATGCTATTTGACAATAACAAACGCTGGCATAAACGACTGCCAAACCCCAAACCGCAGGTAA
- a CDS encoding CDP-2,3-bis-(O-geranylgeranyl)-sn-glycerol synthase produces the protein MDIAAIIIQALKFIFPAYCANAAPVLGGGGKPMDFGKNFFDGNRVFGANKTFRGFFVGLTLGTAIGIVECLLFGYPWLFSVLTPLGALLGDLTGAFLKRRLGIAPGGLLPIVDQIDFVVGALVFALPVMTINVELALTVLLLTPPIHLATNFVAYKLKLKKHPW, from the coding sequence ATGGATATAGCCGCCATAATAATTCAAGCCTTAAAATTCATTTTTCCCGCGTACTGCGCAAACGCAGCTCCAGTGCTGGGCGGCGGCGGAAAACCCATGGATTTTGGAAAAAACTTTTTCGATGGCAACCGCGTCTTTGGCGCAAACAAAACCTTCCGCGGCTTCTTCGTGGGCTTAACCCTAGGCACAGCCATAGGCATCGTGGAATGTCTGCTTTTTGGGTATCCTTGGCTCTTTAGTGTACTCACTCCGCTGGGCGCGTTGCTGGGCGACTTAACAGGCGCTTTCCTAAAACGGCGGCTTGGAATTGCCCCTGGCGGTTTGCTCCCCATTGTTGACCAGATTGATTTTGTGGTGGGCGCTTTGGTTTTTGCGTTGCCCGTCATGACTATAAACGTAGAGTTAGCCCTGACTGTGCTGTTGCTTACGCCCCCGATTCACTTGGCAACAAACTTTGTAGCTTACAAGCTAAAACTCAAAAAGCACCCCTGGTAA
- a CDS encoding SIR2 family protein, giving the protein MREFIVEIERALEAKQDLLTSCNVYNELAGISAVYLTTNIDKYFDSTFDGRITHKEFTPENIVRDKLYKIHGTIDDEKSIVLTLPEYFRRYRNKAFREFLKKIFSEYSVVFIGYGLDEYEVLDFLLEKYSEEEHLERKHWILLPYYNDEKYLLKYDRAYFNSMGINVIGYKKDQEGYKQLHKVIKKWQTEFRELSPIIYEDIKEMEETVDTLE; this is encoded by the coding sequence TTGAGAGAATTCATTGTAGAGATCGAGAGGGCACTAGAAGCAAAACAAGACCTTCTTACAAGCTGTAACGTATATAATGAATTAGCAGGCATCTCAGCTGTTTATTTAACTACGAATATAGACAAATATTTTGATTCTACTTTCGATGGAAGAATTACCCATAAGGAATTCACACCTGAAAATATAGTTCGGGATAAATTATACAAAATACATGGAACAATTGACGATGAAAAATCAATAGTGCTCACATTGCCTGAATATTTTAGAAGATATAGAAATAAAGCGTTTAGAGAATTTCTCAAGAAAATTTTTAGTGAATATTCTGTTGTTTTTATTGGGTATGGTTTGGATGAATATGAAGTTCTTGACTTTTTACTTGAAAAATATAGTGAAGAAGAACACTTAGAAAGAAAGCATTGGATTCTTTTACCGTACTATAATGATGAAAAATATTTGTTGAAATATGATAGAGCCTATTTCAATTCAATGGGTATTAACGTTATTGGCTATAAAAAGGACCAGGAAGGATACAAACAATTGCATAAAGTGATTAAAAAATGGCAAACAGAGTTCAGGGAGCTTTCACCAATTATTTACGAAGATATTAAAGAGATGGAAGAAACGGTGGATACCTTAGAATGA
- the topA gene encoding DNA topoisomerase I, which yields MQKYTLIVTEKPDAASQIASAIDIQGHPRRMQQNGVPYYEAQRDKKVVVVPALGHLYTVTSQKKRSRYPVFDLKWAPRYEVERKAQRVRGWLQAISVLAQNADEFVDACDYDIEGSIIGYCILKYTCNGKDQSAKRMKYSTLTKEELQSAYENLLPHLDFALIEAGLARHEIDWLYGINLSRALTTAAKNYSNHYATLSTGRVQGPTLKFLATREKAISCFVPTPYWSIHAKLQIGEETTVAEHATKVFEVKKYAKAVADKCRGKSGEVEAVESSRVLQMPPVPFDLGALQSEAYKFFRYTPMRTLSIAQRLYLDALISYPRTSSQKLPPSIGYKKILQKLSAVREYTNLAGTLLSKPTLKPTQGKKQDPAHPAIYPTGKLPKKPLTAMEKNIWNLVVHRFFAVFGEPAVRLSVKATFDVAGERFVAEGKQTVEEGWLVFYQPFMRLQDTMLPPMSKGENVGVKRISVKNEFTKPPARYNPGSILRKMEQGNIGTKATRAGIIQTLYDRNYIASDKIAVTDLGFEVTEVLGKYCPSVVSLEFTRTLEERMERIQRGEESKGGVVADAVEALKPVTAALKENEKAIGEQLSQAVVQAKLEEKVIGKCPTCADGKLVILHSKKTKKRFAGCTNYFQGTCTTSFALPQKGTVKPSGKTCKNCGWSTVHVWLRGKRPWNLCINPDCNPKKTTNSKGTIHHK from the coding sequence GTGCAAAAGTACACGCTTATTGTCACGGAAAAACCAGATGCAGCCAGCCAGATAGCTTCTGCTATAGATATTCAGGGGCACCCAAGGCGGATGCAGCAAAACGGCGTGCCATACTATGAAGCGCAAAGAGACAAAAAAGTCGTGGTTGTTCCCGCGTTAGGGCACCTTTACACGGTGACTAGCCAAAAGAAACGCAGCAGGTACCCTGTTTTTGATTTGAAGTGGGCACCGCGTTATGAGGTGGAACGTAAAGCTCAGAGGGTTAGGGGTTGGCTGCAGGCGATATCGGTCCTTGCGCAAAACGCGGATGAATTTGTTGATGCCTGCGACTATGATATAGAAGGCAGCATAATCGGGTACTGCATACTAAAGTACACCTGCAACGGCAAAGACCAATCGGCAAAACGCATGAAATATTCCACCTTAACAAAAGAAGAACTGCAAAGCGCCTACGAAAACTTGCTTCCGCACCTAGATTTTGCGTTAATAGAAGCAGGGTTAGCACGCCACGAAATAGATTGGCTCTACGGCATAAACCTCTCACGCGCCCTAACCACAGCCGCAAAAAACTACAGCAACCACTACGCCACCCTAAGCACAGGACGCGTACAAGGACCCACCCTAAAATTCTTAGCCACACGCGAAAAAGCAATAAGCTGTTTTGTGCCCACGCCGTACTGGAGCATACACGCGAAGCTGCAAATCGGCGAAGAAACTACAGTTGCAGAGCACGCCACGAAGGTTTTTGAAGTGAAAAAGTATGCCAAAGCAGTAGCAGATAAGTGCAGGGGGAAAAGCGGCGAAGTTGAAGCAGTGGAGTCCAGCAGGGTTTTGCAGATGCCGCCTGTGCCGTTTGATTTAGGGGCTTTGCAATCTGAAGCGTACAAATTTTTTAGGTACACTCCTATGCGTACGTTAAGCATTGCCCAAAGGCTCTACTTGGACGCGTTGATTTCGTATCCGCGAACCAGCAGCCAAAAACTCCCCCCAAGCATAGGCTACAAGAAAATTCTGCAAAAGCTCTCAGCCGTACGCGAGTACACAAACCTTGCAGGAACTCTCTTATCCAAACCAACACTAAAGCCCACGCAGGGAAAAAAGCAAGACCCCGCCCACCCCGCCATCTACCCCACAGGCAAACTTCCCAAAAAGCCCCTAACAGCCATGGAGAAGAACATTTGGAATTTGGTGGTGCACAGGTTTTTTGCGGTTTTTGGCGAGCCCGCGGTGCGCCTAAGCGTTAAGGCGACGTTTGATGTTGCGGGGGAGCGGTTTGTGGCGGAGGGTAAGCAGACGGTGGAGGAGGGCTGGCTGGTTTTTTATCAACCGTTTATGCGTTTGCAAGACACGATGCTGCCGCCTATGAGCAAAGGCGAAAACGTAGGGGTAAAGAGAATCTCGGTTAAAAACGAGTTCACCAAGCCACCAGCCAGATACAACCCAGGCAGTATCCTTCGCAAAATGGAGCAGGGCAACATAGGAACCAAAGCCACACGCGCAGGCATCATCCAAACATTGTATGACCGAAACTACATTGCCAGCGACAAAATCGCGGTGACGGATTTGGGGTTTGAAGTAACAGAGGTTTTGGGGAAGTATTGTCCGTCGGTGGTTTCGTTAGAGTTTACGCGGACGTTGGAGGAGAGGATGGAGAGGATTCAGCGTGGGGAAGAATCTAAAGGGGGGGTTGTTGCGGATGCTGTGGAGGCACTTAAGCCTGTGACGGCGGCGTTGAAGGAAAATGAGAAGGCGATAGGGGAGCAGCTTAGCCAAGCGGTAGTGCAAGCCAAATTGGAGGAGAAAGTAATAGGCAAATGCCCCACCTGCGCGGATGGAAAACTGGTGATTTTGCATTCGAAGAAAACTAAAAAACGGTTTGCGGGATGCACCAACTATTTCCAAGGAACCTGCACGACTTCGTTTGCGTTGCCCCAAAAAGGAACCGTAAAACCCTCGGGTAAAACCTGCAAAAACTGCGGCTGGTCAACTGTACATGTCTGGCTACGCGGAAAACGCCCATGGAACCTATGCATCAATCCTGACTGCAACCCAAAGAAGACAACGAATTCAAAAGGCACTATCCACCATAAGTAA